In Topomyia yanbarensis strain Yona2022 chromosome 2, ASM3024719v1, whole genome shotgun sequence, one DNA window encodes the following:
- the LOC131680953 gene encoding chromosome-associated kinesin KIF4-like yields MANPTPDSVKVAVRIRPLSDQEQDRGCRIVVDQPNPLEQQIVIGNGISGKPEAFTFNYAFSPDDNQEQLYENAVRPLLRKLYEGYNVTILAYGQTGSGKTFTMGTNFDGEKGLTMGVIPRAINDIFKRIETTEDVDVSISCSFMELYQETLYDLLSKKGTREERVVDIREANNQIVIPGLTEISIFSANDTFEVLMQGSQERAVASTAMNAVSSRSHAIFTINLINRSKGEKSSITNSKFHLVDLAGSERPKKTQATGERFKEGVKINQGLLVLGNVISALGSSEGPRSHVPYRESKLTRLLQDSLGGNSVTLMIACISPADYNCEETINTLRYANRAKNIRNKAVVNQDPNQAEIRHLNAVIQGLRMELLSATTGKEYLDEEAIRPSTAPEKYVIRSISENQFPNGMITSAAAIRREREMSEKIRTLQQQLQMALQDLATDQLRFISMEKLIEEMEALLVSSSESELKQKLQTSLVAYKEETALIRIDAQQTDAMLNSASEDFQNESDTHTQKQMKIRDELRQLTKELEVKEELHRKCLGNISDMSFTVNSTCCSSVELLGEYELKIKELEKQIEDLSSQLNMTKMVDKKNKLAEDRRRKVQQLEAELTAMRKKSLQQTKLLQMKEKDTQRVENLNREIQALKAMKVKLAKDARADCESFRQWKKCREKEIGQLRMKDRKLTNQMNRLQMTHTNQQNVLKRKVEEALAVNKRLKIALERQKYAQALRAAKPLGKFVRGVEIPSWIDHELELIRSVKHATVLLKTLMDDRALLNAKLRDMKNHPEEHAEQEIKKQEQDLDLRNAQIADIQQKLLSTDVDSKQKMILESILTLPEAKQAIKKLLSIFSETQEEAATIRHQLMNVRLSEEDLEESNRGLIAELAETKRRFADETNELAKMYEEKLSVLLISRRKYARRSQQTASACDSILQEANDRMEKLRQELDSMKEINSLLTKQLEQVNANRDQRTLHCAKLVPVEHESEEEDEGDWYTDVGESDLEQDPDFRATPVRKRKRSTSVREMVMKKYVLEGDPNQTRGVLQGPLPMSS; encoded by the exons ATGGCGAACCCAACGCCAGATTCAGTTAAGGTTGCCGTTCGGATACGGCCCCTAAGCGATCAGGAACAGGACCGAGGCTGCCGGATAGTTGTAGATCAACCAAATCCGCTGGAACAGCAAATCGTTATCGGAAATGGCATCAGCGGTAAGCCAGAGGCTTTCACGTTTAATTATGCCTTTTCGCCTGACGATAACCAGGAACAATTATACGAGAATGCAGTACGCCCACTGCTACGAAAGTTGTACGAAGGTTACAATGTCACAATACTGGCCTATGGACAAACCGGCTCTGGGAAAACTTTTACTATGGGCACTAATTTCGATGGCGAAAAGGGTTTGACAATGGGAGTTATTCCCAGAGCGATCAATGACATATTTAAAAGGATAGAGACGACTGAAGATGTTGATGTTAGTATCAGCTGTTCATTTATGGAATTATATCAGGAAACCTTGTACGATTTGCTGTCGAAGAAAGGCACCAGGGAAGAAAGAGTTGTAGATATACGGGAGGCGAATAATCAGATTGTGATTCCGGGcctgactgaaatttcaatCTTTTCGGCGAATGATACATTTGAGGTGCTGATGCAAGGTTCGCAGGAACGAGCGGTTGCATCGACGGCTATGAATGCCGTATCCAGTAGAAGTCACGCAATCTTCACCATTAATCTGATCAATCGTTCGAAGGGTGAAAAATCCTCGATAACGAACAGCAAATTTCACCTGGTAGATTTGGCCGGATCGGAGCGACCTAAGAAAACTCAAGCCACGGGGGAGCGTTTCAAGGAAGGAGTTAAAATCAACCAGGGTCTGCTGGTGCTGGGAAATGTAATTTCAGCGTTAGGTTCTTCCGAAGGACCGCGCAGTCATGTGCCTTACAGGGAATCGAAGCTAACCCGTCTGTTACAGGATTCGCTCGGTGGCAATTCGGTCACGTTGATGATAGCCTGCATTTCGCCGGCCGATTATAATTGCGAGGAAACGATCAACACTTTGCGGTATGCGAATCGAGCGAAAAACATTCGGAACAAAGCTGTGGTTAATCAGGATCCAAATCAGGCGGAAATTCGTCACCTGAATGCTGTTATTCAGGGACTACGGATGGAACTGCTATCTGCTACTACGGGGAAAGAGTATCTTGATGAGGAAG CAATTCGCCCTTCAACGGCTCCTGAGAAATATGTGATTCGGTCTATCAGCGAGAATCAGTTTCCAAATGGTATGATCACATCAGCCGCGGCTATCCGAAGGGAGCGAGAAATGTCGGAAAAAATACGCACTCTTCAACAGCAACTTCAGATGGCTCTGCAAGACTTGGCCACAGATCAACTGCGTTTTATTTCGATGGAGAAGCTTATTGAAGAGATGGAAGCTCTGCTGGTCAGTAGCTCAGAGTCTGAACTAAAACAGAAATTACAAACGAGTTTGGTCGCATACAAGGAGGAAACAGCTTTGATCAGAATCGATGCTCAACAGACGGATGCAATGCTAAATTCGGCATCTGAGGATTTCCAGAATGAGTCAGATACGCACACTCAGAAACAGatgaagatcagagatgaattgCGACAGTTAACCAAAGAATTGGAAGTGAAGGAGGAACTGCACCGGAAGTGTCTGGGCAACATTAGCGATATGTCGTTTACAGTGAATTCGACCTGTTGCAGCAGCGTTGAACTGCTCGGGGAATACGAGTTGAAGATAAAGGAACTAGAAAAGCAGATTGAGGATTTAAGTAGTCAGCTCAACATGACAAAAATGGTAgacaaaaagaataaattggCGGAGGATCGACGGAGGAAAGTTCAACAATTGGAAGCGGAACTAACCGCAATGCGCAAGAAAAGCTTACAGCAGACTAAATTGCTTCAGATGAAGGAAAAAGACACGCAGCGAGTCGAAAATCTGAACAGAGAAATTCAAGCGTTGAAAGCAATGAAAGTCAAACTTGCAAAGGACGCACGAGCTGATTGTGAAAGTTTTCGCCAGTGGAAAAAGTGCCGTGAGAAAGAAATCGGCCAATTGCGCATGAAAGACAGAAAACTaacaaatcaaatgaatcggctTCAGATGACCCATACCAATCagcaaaatgttctcaaacggaAAGTAGAAGAAGCCCTAGCCGTGAATAAGCGTTTGAAGATTGCCTTGGAACGGCAGAAATATGCTCAAGCGCTGCGAGCCGCGAAACCTCTTGGCAAATTTGTTCGAGGAGTTGAGATTCCTTCCTGGATTGATCACGAACTGGAACTAATTCGTTCGGTGAAGCACGCAACGGTCTTACTCAAAACGTTGATGGACGACCGTGCTCTGCTAAATGCCAAACTTCGTGACATGAAAAACCACCCGGAGGAACACGCCGAACAAGAAATCAAAAAGCAAGAACAAGATTTAGACCTACGAAATGCACAGATTGCCGATATTCAGCAGAAGTTGCTTTCCACCGACGTCGATTCTAAGCAGAAGATGATTCTCGAGAGTATTTTGACGCTTCCGGAGGCAAAACAAGCCATTAAAAAGCTGCTGTCGATATTTTCCGAAACACAGGAAGAGGCAGCAACAATCCGACATCAACTTATGAATGTCCGACTCTCGGAGGAAGACCTGGAAGAATCGAATCGTGGATTGATTGCTGAACTTGCAGAAACTAAGCGACGATTCGCTGACGAAACCAACGAATTGGCCAAGATGTACGAGGAAAAACTGTCGGTATTGCTCATATCCAGGCGGAAATACGCTCGCCGATCGCAGCAGACAGCCAGCGCATGCGATTCGATCCTTCAGGAAGCGAATGATCGGATGGAGAAATTGCGCCAGGAACTGGATTCGATGAAGGAAATTAATTCGCTACTGACAAAACAGCTGGAACAAGTCAACGCTAACCGAGATCAACGTACGCTACATTGTGCCAAATTGGTGCCAGTGGAGCACGAAAGCGAAGAAGAGGACGAGGGGGACTGGTATACCGATGTTGGGGAATCGGATCTGGAACAGGATCCCGACTTCCGTGCGACACCGGTTCGAAAACGGAAAAGG TCTACTAGCGTGCGCGAAATGGTCATGAAAAAATACGTCCTCGAAGGTGACCCCAACCAAA CTCGGGGAGtgttgcaaggaccattgccgATGTCCAGCTAG
- the LOC131681965 gene encoding uncharacterized protein LOC131681965 yields the protein MRKHSKNLLMDRMHRGVVYACMGLTVWGTYMLGMHLYRHFTIIKPARKAEELRMLEAGAGPGPSVPQSLDSAPTLRS from the coding sequence ATGAGAAAACACTCCAAAAACCTGCTCATGGATCGGATGCATCGGGGCGTCGTCTACGCCTGTATGGGCCTAACGGTTTGGGGCACCTACATGCTGGGGATGCACTTGTACCGACACTTCACCATCATCAAACCGGCCCGGAAAGCGGAGGAGCTACGAATGCTGGAAGCTGGCGCAGGACCCGGCCCGTCCGTCCCACAGTCACTGGATTCGGCACCGACGTTAAGGTCCTAG
- the LOC131680952 gene encoding uncharacterized protein LOC131680952, which produces MERMVNRRLMDLLEERKLLDQRQFAFRLASFGEVVRQSVTDGLHADIAYSMWRRIIMPCGVTEYWSITGNMGHFLSDYLSNRTFRVGIGAAHSDTFPEDNGVPQRSVFAVTLFLVSMTSLFTSLPAGIYVFVYADDIVLVATGGTTIQTRRKCGEPTGCISRL; this is translated from the coding sequence ATGGAGCGAATGGTCAACAGACGGCTGATGGACCTACTGGAGGAGCGCAAACTCTTGGATCAACGACAGTTTGCGTTCCGACTCGCCAGCTTTGGAGAGGTGGTGCGTCAATCTGTAACTGATGGCCTGCACGCCGATATCGCCTACTCGATGTGGCGAAGGATTATAATGCCATGTGGCGTCACGGAGTACTGGAGCATCACTGGAAACATGGGCCACTTCTTGAGCGACTACCTATCTAACCGCACCTTTCGGGTGGGAATCGGAGCTGCCCATTCCGACACCTTTCCGGAGGACAACGGGGTCCCCCAGAGATCAGTCTTCGCCGTCACACTGTTCCTGGTATCCATGACCTCTTTATTCACCAGCCTACCGGCGGGGATCTACGTTTTCGTGTACGCCGATGACATCGTGCTCGTCGCGACGGGAGGTACCACCATACAAACCCGCCGTAAGTGCGGTGAGCCCACGGGCTGTATCAGTCGGCTTTAA